The region TTTCTCCGACATCAGGCACGGCATCGGTAGCCGGATATGATGTTCAGGCTGATCCGCTCCAGGTCAAACGTTCGATCGGCGTGGTTCCGCAGATGCTGAACCTCGACATCGATCTTACCTGCGCCGAGAACCTTGAGTTCCATGGCAGGCTTCACAAGATGGAGCCCGCCGACCGGGACGCGCGAAGCGAAGAACTGCTGCGTTTCGTCGGGCTCTGGGAAAAGAAGGAAACCCCGGTGGAACATCTGTCGGGCGGCATGCGCAGAAGACTGCTGATCGCCCGGGGGCTCATGCACCGGCCCGGGGTCATATTCATGGACGAACCGACGGTCGGACTGGATCCGCAGGCGCGCAGGTTGATCTGGGGACTCATCGAATCGCTGAAGCGGAGCAATATCACGATCATGCTCACGACGCACTATATCGAAGAGGCCGATGCGCTCTGCGACCGCGTGGCGATCATGCGCGCGGGAAAGATCATCGCGCTGGACAAACCCGCTGTGCTCAAGGACCGCGTGGGCAGGTTCGCTGTTGAGTGCATCGGGAGGCATGATGCGCCACGACAGTTCTTCAAAAACCGGGAAGAAGCGATCGATGCCAGCCGCGCCATGTGCACGGATATCATGATACGGGACGTCACGCTTGAGGATGTGTTCATCGATCTGACGGGCGAGAGGATCGAGGGATGACGAGAGTATTGAGTTCGGAGTGCGGAGTAGAACAAAAAGAGCCTGCCGCAGCAATGATTACGTAGAGGTCATTCCCGAATGTCTTTATCGGGAATCCAGTGTCCGAGAGCTTCTATCCGTGTTCATCCGTGGTTGCATTTAAGGTTTGATCATGAACTTCTACCCCATACTATGGAAAGAGATGACGCTCATCCGCAAGAAACCCTGGCGGTTTCTTGCGTCGAGCCTGGTCATGCCTATCCTTTACCTGGTGACCTTTGGCTGGGGCCTCGGCAGGGGCATGAACCTTGGCGGCGGCGCCTACCTTGAGTTCGTTCTGCCCGGCATTCTCGCGCTCTCGGCAATGAACAACAGCTTCAGCCCTGTTTCGGCATCGCTCAACATCAGCAAGTTGTACACCAAGACGCTCGAAGAAGTGCTCGTCTCGCCGGTCAGTCCGTGGGACATCGTCCTCGGTAGGTCGCTGACGGGACTCGCGCGGGGGCTCTTCTCGGCGCTTATGCTTCTGCTGGTCGGGCTGGTTTCCGGCGTGCATCTGCACCTTTCCATCTCTTTTTTCGTGGTATTGTCGCTCACCGCGTTCTGCTTCGGCGCCGCGGGCGTGGCCGCGGCCATGGTCACTCGCACACATGAGGACATGGCGAACTTCAACAGTTTTTTCATCCTCCCCATGTCGTTTCTGGCAGGCACGTTCTTTTCGCCGGACAAACTGCCGGAACCCTTTTACACGGCGATCCTCATCTATCCGCTTACGCACGCAAGCCTGCTGCTTCGCGCGCTGGCATCGGGCAATGATGCCTCCCCCGGGTCCATGCTCGTGCTTGCGGCATATACGGCCATCTTTTTCTTCCTTGCGGGCAGTCTGGTGAAGAGGACAGGATAAGACAGGGACCGGAAGAACCGGAGCCAAAGGGGCGTCTCTCGCAGAGCACGCTGAGGACGCAGAGGTAAACCAAAGCCGTTAAGCTGGGTTTAAACCAAAACATTTATTTAGCTTTTCTCTGCGAGCTCTGCGGAAGTCCTAAGTGGCCGCTTTTCTTTCATAGGCCACTGCGAGAAAATTTATTCTTTTCCGAGCGGCCTCGGAACAAGTCGCTTGCGATGCCTTCCTGTTCATGTATCCCGGTAAATCATCTAAATTCAGCCGCAACAACGCTCAATATCCTGTTTTCGATTGACTTTTAACAGCTGTAAGGATAATATTCCAATCTGTATCCTCATCAAAAATATCAGGAAAACACAGGGTTTCAACGAGATGCCGAAAGTACAATTCATCTTTGCCATCCACAATCATCAGCCCGTCGGCAATTTCGACTTCGTGGCCGAGGACGCTTATCAGAAAGCGTATCTGCCCTTTATCAAGGTGCTTGAGCGCCATCCCGATCTCAAGGTCACGCTGCACTACACGGGGATCCTCTACCATTTTTTTGAACAACACCATCCTGAATTCATCGAAATGCTCAAAAAACTCGTGGCTGAGGGCAGGGTGGAGGTCCTCTCCGGTGGATTTTATGAGCCGATCCTTGCCGTGTTGCCCGATGAAGACAAGATCGGTCAGGTCCGTGCGCTTACGGACTACATCAAGCGCGTGCTGGGCTACGACGCGCAGGGGCTGTGGCTCGCTGAACGGGTCTGGGAGCCCCACCTTCCCAAGACCATTGCCGCAGCCGGGATCAACCATGTAGTCGTCGATGATTTCCATTTCAAGATGGCCGGGCTCCGGGATGACGAACTTGACGGGTATTATCTTACCGAAGAGCAGGATGGAATGCTTCGCATCTTCCCGGGGAACGAACTGCTCCGCTATCTGATCCCGTTCCATCCACCGGAGGAGACGATCAACCATCTGTCCTCTTTCCGCTCGACGGAACGGAACAGGCTTGTGACGATGGCGGATGATGGTGAAAAATTCGGCGTCTGGCCCGGGACGTATCACTCCGTGTACGAGGAAGGCTGGCTTGAGCGGTTCTTCACCCTGCTCGAACAGAACAGCGACTGGCTTGAGACCACGACGTTCTCGGAGTACCTTACGAAGGAACCGACGCTCGGCAGGATCTATCTCCCCACGGCCTCGTACATGGAAATGGGTGAGTGGTCGCTCCCGACGCGCGCCATGAAGGAGTATGACGACGCCCTGGCAAAGGCGAAGGCATCCCCCGATTTTGCGGGACTGAGGGCCTTCATCAAGGGCGGGTTCTGGCGGAACTTCCTGGCCAAGTACCCCGAGAGCAACCATATGCACAAGCGGATGATGATGGTGAGCCGCAAGGTGCATGACGTTCTCAATGCGTACGGTACGAAGAGCAATGCCGAGACAACGCGGATGCTCGACCATCTCTATCAGTCGCAGTGCAACGATTCGTACTGGCACGGCGTGTTCGGCGGGCTTTACCTGCCGCATTTACGTTCCGCGGTGTATGAGCAGCTCATTCAAGCGGAGTTTCTTGCGGATGAGGTGCTGAAGGGACGAGGGACAAAGGACGAGGGACGAGGAATCAAGAAAAAGAGCGATTCGGCCACATGGCTGGAGATCGAAAAGGGCGATTTTGATATGGACGGGAGCGAGGAGGTCATGCTGAACTCCGAACTCATGAATCTGTTCATCGATCCGGCCGAGGGCGGCAGGATCACGGAGTTTGACTGGAAGCCGCGTTCATTCAACCTTACGAACACGCTTACGCGCAGGCGGGAAGGGTATCACGACAAGATCTCCCGGGCGTCCAAGGAAAAGGACGCATGCGGGGTAAAGACGATCCATGATCGCATAGTCGTCAAAGAGGAAGGGCTCGAATGCCACCTCCTGTACGACTGGTACAAGCGGGGATCGCTCCTCGACCATTTCCTCGAGTCCGGCGTCGATCTGTCGAGCTTCATGCGGTCCGAATACTACGAGGCCGGCGATTTTGTGCTCGGGTCTTACGACCTGAAACAAAAAAATCAGGGGGGAGTCGCGTCGCTTGCGCTGGAGCGGCACGGGAACGCTGCCGGGCTCGCGATTCTGATCAGAAAAGAGATCTCCCTGCACCAGGCCGCGTCGGAATTCATGGTGCGCTATGAGATCGAGAACCTGAGCGCAGAAGAGCTCAACACCTCCTTCGGCATCGAGTTCAATGTCTCGCTCCTCGCGGGGAACGCGCATGACCGGTACTACAACATCCCGGGCCATGTGCTGGAAAAGCGAAACCTCGCCTCCACCGGCGAAACGAATAATGTGAACCAGGTGAGCCTTGTGGACGAATGGCTCAAACTTAAGCTCACGTTTGCCTTCTCCCGATCCTCAAGCCTCTGGCGCGCGCCGGTTGAAACGGTCTCGCAATCCGAGGCCGGGTTCGAGCGCGTTTACCAGAGCTCGATGGTGATGCCGATCTGGCGGCTGTCGCTCCCGCCGGGAAAGTCGTGGGAAGCGGAGATACGGGTGAAGGTGGAGTAACGAAGACAAACAAAAAGGCAACTGCTGAGGTCAACAGCGTATCCGTAGATTACGCAGATTTCGCTGATTAAAAAGAACCTCAATGATGAGTATTAAAATCTGCGTCCATCTGCGAAATCTGCGGATAGATGCTTTTATCAGGTGTATGTTGTTTCTCAATTCAGACGTACTGAGTAGTTACCCTATTACCATAATGAGGTTATCATCAAAATGAGAAATGTGATCTTACCGTGCCTGCTCGTACTGTTGCTCGTCACCGGCGCTGTTGCCGAGGAGAAGACGATCGGCGTGAAGGAATATACCTCAGTGGACCAGCTTGCGGCCGCGATCTCGTCATACTTTCCCAAGGTGCAGGGCGAGGTGAAGACGGTGGCGGGGGACCAGCTTACGATAACGCTCGGGACCAGGGACGGGCTTCAGCAAGGCGTTGTCCTTACGATCTGGCGGGATGGCAGGGAGATACTCCACCCCGTAACGAATATCGTGATAGGCCGTCTCGAGGAAGAGGTTGGCAGTCTCGAGGTGACCGTTCCGGGCGAGACGACGTCCACCGGAGTGATAAAGAAAAAACTGAAGGAGCCCAGTGCGGGAGACACGGTGCGGATCACACCGAAGAAGATGGGGATCGGGATCATCCCGCTCCGGGCGGAACATCCCGAGATCATCCAGGGACTTGCCGGGCGGTTGAAGGAAACCGGCAGGTTTAGCGTGCTTGACAGCGAAAAGGGAGCTGCATTTCTGAGCGATAAGAAACAGCGCGACGCCTCACTGATCAAGGAGATGGGAAGGACCTTCAATCTCGACATGGTGCTGACGATCGAGATCATTCCCTCGGACGGCAAGTATCTGGTGACCGCGGGGATATTCTACGCCGATGATGCCAGGCAGCTTGATACGATCGTAGCCATGCTCAATCTCAGGACCAAGCGGGACGCGCTCGGGGAGGTGGAGCCGTTCTTCGCTCCGCCGAGGGTGGAAACGCGAGAGATCGCGGACCTGCCCTTTGATGCCCAGCTGTTCGCTGCGGCCGACCTGGAAGGGACCGGCTCGCTGCAGTATATCTTTTCCGACAATGCGAAGCTTCACATCTTCAAGCAGGGGCCTTCGGGATGGCGGGAAGATTGGGTCGAGAACATTACGTATGTTTCCAGCGAAATGCAGCACTTCAACCTTGATGTGGCGGATATCAACGGAAACGGCAAACCGGAGATCTTTGTTACCGGCATGCTGAACGGCACGGTCATCTCCTCCGTCATAGAGTTCAAGGACGGTGTATACCAGCGGATCGCCGACGTACCGGGATTTCTCCGGGTGGTCGCCCCTTCCGGGAAAAAGAGCATTCTGATCGGCCAGGGGTACGACCCTGTTTCGTTCTTTGCCGGACAACCGAAGCAATATGTCTGGCTTGACGGAAAATATGTCCCCACGTCGGAGTTCCCGCTGCCTAACGGGGTCGACCTCTACGGATTTGCATATGCCGACGCGGGAGAAACCAGTCCCCTTCTTGTTGCGCTCAGCGACGAGGACCAGCTGCTTGTTTTCTCCAAGGGAACGGTGATCTGGAAAAGTGAGGAAACATATCCGGCAGTCAAGCCGATCGTGATCAAGCCGGTGACCGGGATCGATGCCATGCTTTCGCCGTCTTCGGCAGAGATCGACAAGACACGGAAGGTGAAGATCCGCGGTCGGGTGTTCACCGTGGACCTGAACGGAGACGGTAAAGATGAGATCCTGCTGCCGAAGAACACCGGCGCCACGTTCCTGAGCGGGCACAAGAAGGCCGAGTTGATAGATCTGGGCTGGACCGGAGCCAGGCTTGAGCAGCGCTGGAGCATCAAGGACATCCCGGGCGTGGTCCTGGATTATCAGATCATCCAACAGCAGGGGCCGGGCGCACAGATCCTGGCGCTCGTGATGACGCCCGGCGGGCTGTTCGCGGCAGACCGCGTTCGCGTGATGAGCTATGCGACGAAGTAGAAAAAAGTGACTACTCGGGTTCAACGTTCAGGGTTCACGGTTCAAGGTTAAATGCCTTGAAGGTCGAACGATTTGTAGAGAAGACATCACTGAACGAATTTCAAAATGATGGGTACTCTGTTCAATGTTCCGATGTTGTTTATTCAGCCTAAACCTTGAACCGTGAACCTTGAACCATAAACCTGACAACCTGAGTAGTTGCGTTGAATGGAGATTTACCAGTAAATGAAAAGCAAAGATCAGACGCTTGAACAGCTTCGCGCCCAGTTGGACATGAACAGCCTGCCGAATCATGTTGCCGTCATCATGGACGGCAACGGCCGATGGGCCCAGCGCAATGGCCTGCCGCGCGTCGCCGGGCATAAGAAGGGTGTGGACACGGTACGCCGTGTTACAGAACAGTGCCGGCAGTACGGCATCCGGGTGTTGACGCTCTATGCGTTTTCCGACGAGAACTGGGGCAGACCCAAGGAAGAGGTGGGCTTTCTCATGGACCTGCTCGGGACCTTTCTCAAGGCCGAGATCTCGACCATGAAAGAGAACGGGATCCGGTTCCGCACCATCGGCAGGATTGAACGGCTCCCCGCATCGGCGCAGACGTGGATAGAACGGGCAGTGTCCGAGACCGCCGGGAACACCGGCATGGTACTGAACCTGGCGCTGTCCTACGGCGGGCGCGGTGAGATCCTGGAAGCGATCAAGCGCATGCGTTCGGTGAACGACACGGCGGCCGATGTTACGGAAGAGACCTTTTCCTCCTTTCTTGATACCGCGGGGCTGCCTGATCCGGATCTGATCATCCGCACGAGCGGCGAAAAACGCATCAGCAACTTTCTTCTCTGGCAGGCCGCCTACGCAGAGCTTTATTTCACCGAGACCCTCTGGCCTGATTTCAAGGAGCAGGACCTTCTGGCGGCACTTCTGGATTACCAGGGGCGTCAGCGCCGGTTCGGTCTGACGCAGGACCAACTCGTGCAGAAATGACGGGATCGCGGAAATCCGGTTCTCCACGATTGTAACACCATATCCCCGATCCTTCGACAGGCTCAGGACATTCGGGGATGACAAAATATTTTTTTGCAATGGTTTTTCCTGTGCACAGTTTTTGGTATCGGTTTTCCAGCGTCTTCGTCCTGTGGCCAATGGAGATCAAGCATGCTGCTTAAAAGAGTGATCAGCGGACTTATGTTCCTGCCGATCTTTTACCTCGTCGCCTGGATGCTGCCCCCGGTTTATTTCACGGCACTGGTGATGGCGGCCGTAGCCGTGGGACAATATGAGTTTTACCGCATGGCGCAGGCCAGGGGATCGCATCCCCTCATCGTGCTCGGGATCGTTCTCGGCGCGCTGATCGTACTGGGTTTCCATCATCCCCTGCTTCCGGTTATGGGGGGGAGTTCCTTTCCGGTTGCCGTTGCCATGCTTCTGATCATGATCGCGAGGCTTTTTTCATCCCGGCCTGTTGACGGCGCGGTCGAGGACGTGGCTGCCACGTTCCTGGGCGTGTTCTACGTTGCCATGCTGTTCGCATTCCAAGTGGCGATCCGGACCGGTGATGATGGGAAACAATGGCTGGTGTTCCTCTATTTCATCATCTGGGCATCGGACATCGGCGCCTATTCCATCGGCATCCCCTTCGGGAAACACCGGCTCTACGAGAAGATAAGCCCGAAGAAAAGCGTTGAAGGGCTTCTTGGCGCGCTGGTTGCGGCCTCGGCCATGGCGCTCCTGTGCCGGGTCTGGTTCATGCCGCCCATCGGCGCGGGCGAGGCGATCGTGATCGCACTCATGCTGGCGGCTGTCGGAACCATCGGCGACTTGACCGAGTCGCTGTTCAAACGTTCGGCAGGGGTCAAGGATTCGGGTGATTTCATCCCCGGTCACGGCGGCATACTCGACCGCATGGACAGCATGCTGTTCGCGGCGCCGGTGCTGTATTATTATTTGAGAATGCGATAGAACAGAGCGGAGTGAATAGTTCCCCCGATAGACCCGTTCGAGGGCAGGCTTAGTGCGGAGTTTAAATATTTGAAGAAGCTTTCCATACTCGGCTCCACTGGTTCGATCGGGCGGTCAACGCTGTCGGTGGTTGAAAAATTCCCGGAGCGCTTTACCGTGGTTGCGCTTGCGGCGGGGAGCAATGTCGAACTGCTCGAGAAACAGGTGCGGCAGTTCAGGCCGTTGATCGTGTCCGTGGTGAGCGAGCGTTCGGCCGCGGACCTGAAGAAGCGGTGCAGTGATCTCAGCGTACGCATCTTCTCCGGCGTCGAGGGGATGATCCAGGTCGCGGCTGCCGACGAAGCGGAAATGACGGTCTCGGCCATCGTGGGGACCGCGGGACTCGTGCCGACCATGGCGGCCATTCGTGCCGGCAAGGACATCGCGCTCGCGAACAAGGAAGTGCTCGTGACCGCAGGCGAACTGGTCATTGCCGAGTGCCGGGCACGGGGTGTTCGTATCCTGCCGGTGGACAGTGAGCACAGCGCCATTTTCCAGTGCCTGCTCGCCGGTGCGGGCGCGGATGTCAGGAAACTGGTATTGACGGCGTCCGGAGGTCCCTTTCACGCGTTCGTAAAAAAAGATCTTGCGAACGTGACGCCGGCGCAGGCGCTCAAACATCCGAACTGGAGCATGGGCAGGAAGATCACGATCGATTCCGCCACGCTCATGAACAAGGGACTCGAGGTGATCGAGGCGCGGTGGCTCTTTGATATCGCGCCCGGGAAGATCAAGGTGCTTGTTCATCCCCAAAGCATCGTTCATTCGATGGTGGAATATCATGACGGCGCGGTCGTGGCGCAGCTCGGCATGCCGGACATGAAGGGACCGATCGCCTATGCGCTGTCGTACCCCGAGCGGCTTTCGGATGTGTCCCCGGCGCTCGACCTCGCACAGGTGGGCACGCTCACCTTCGGGGAGCCGGACCTGGACCGGTTCCCCTGCCTTGCCTATGCGTATGATGCGTTGCATGCCGGAGGCAGCATGCCGGCGGTGCTCTCGGCCGCGAACGAGGTGGCGGTCAAGTATTTTCTCGAAGAGAAGATCGGCTACGCGGACATTGCCCGTGTGATCAGGACCACGATGGACGCCCATACGCCGTCGAACATCAAGACCGTGGAAGATGCTCTCAAGGCGGATCTCTGGGCACGACAGGAAGCGGAGAAAATAATAGGGTCCTGGGGGAAGGCAAAATAAAAAAAGTATTGTATCTACTCAGGTCAAAATCTGTTAGCCGCGAATGGCCTAACAAATGAACCGGCCACTTAGAGAAGCACGCAGAGATCGCAGAGAGAATTAAAACTAACCACATGATTTCATGTTTTTTCTTTGAGTTCTTTGTGATCTTTTGCGGCCAATCTGAGCAGTTAAATGACGTTTAAATCTTTGGTTTAAGAGGAGTCAGCATGACATTCGTGTATTTTCTGGTCGTGATCGGCATTCTGGTGTTCGTGCACGAACTCGGTCACTTCATCATGGCAAAGCAGGCCGGTGTGCGGGTCGAGAAGTTCTCGCTCGGTATGGGGCCGAAACTCTTTGGCTTCAAAAAGGGTGATACGGAATATGTCCTCTCTGCGCTGCCGCTCGGCGGATACGTGAAGATGGCGGGAGAGAATCCGGATGAGGAACCTACGGGTGCTCCGGACGAGTTCCAGTCCAAGACCGTGTGGCAACGTGCGAAGATCGCGGCAACGGGGCCGCTTACGAACATCGTTCTGGCGTTCATCATCATGCCGTTCGTTTACATGGTCGGAACGTACAGCGAGGGACCGGCCAAGGTCGGTTATGTTGAGACCGGTTCACCTGCCGCGCGGGCGGGCTTTATTGCCGGCGATGTGATCGAGGAGATCAACGGAAGGAGCATCAGCGACTGGACCAAGGCGTTGACCCTGATCGCGGTGAACCCCGATACCGACGTTCCGGTCATTATCGAGCGGCAGGGTGAAAAAAAGACCTTGACGCTCCGGCCTGAAATGGCAACCGAGCTCAAGATCGGAACGTCCGGCCTGATTCCCGATATCCCGGCGGAGATCGGGAAGCTGAAGCCGGGGTTTCCCGCCGAGCAGGCCGGGATCATGGTGAACGACAAGATCATCGCCGTTGACGGGAAGATCATCTATCACTGGAACCAGTTCTCCACGCTTGTGCGCGACAGCAAGGGGAACAAGCTTACCCTGTCTCTCGAACGGAACGGCAAGCGCATGGAGAAGATCGTTGCCCCAAAAGAGGATGGCGGCAGGATGGTCATCGGCGTTGAGCCGGTCATGCGGCTGGTATTCAAGAAACATGGATTTTTCGAATCCCTGAGACTGGGCTTTGACAAAACCATCGAGTCCGTTGACCTGACGTTCATCACGCTGAAAAAACTTATTACCTTCAATCTCTCGATCAAGACGCTCGGAGGACCGGTGATGATCGCTCAGATGTCCGGCCAGGCCGCTGACGCCGGATTATCTGCATTCCTGTCGCTCCTCGCCATGATCAGCATCTCGCTCGGCGTCCTGAACCTGCTGCCCATCCCGGTGCTCGACGGCGGGCTGCTCCTGTTCCTCGCGATCGAGGCGGTCCGCAAGAAGCCCCTCAGCCGAAAGGTCATGGAAGTGTCCCAGAGCATCGGCGC is a window of Nitrospirota bacterium DNA encoding:
- a CDS encoding phosphatidate cytidylyltransferase translates to MLLKRVISGLMFLPIFYLVAWMLPPVYFTALVMAAVAVGQYEFYRMAQARGSHPLIVLGIVLGALIVLGFHHPLLPVMGGSSFPVAVAMLLIMIARLFSSRPVDGAVEDVAATFLGVFYVAMLFAFQVAIRTGDDGKQWLVFLYFIIWASDIGAYSIGIPFGKHRLYEKISPKKSVEGLLGALVAASAMALLCRVWFMPPIGAGEAIVIALMLAAVGTIGDLTESLFKRSAGVKDSGDFIPGHGGILDRMDSMLFAAPVLYYYLRMR
- a CDS encoding DUF1926 domain-containing protein, whose translation is MPKVQFIFAIHNHQPVGNFDFVAEDAYQKAYLPFIKVLERHPDLKVTLHYTGILYHFFEQHHPEFIEMLKKLVAEGRVEVLSGGFYEPILAVLPDEDKIGQVRALTDYIKRVLGYDAQGLWLAERVWEPHLPKTIAAAGINHVVVDDFHFKMAGLRDDELDGYYLTEEQDGMLRIFPGNELLRYLIPFHPPEETINHLSSFRSTERNRLVTMADDGEKFGVWPGTYHSVYEEGWLERFFTLLEQNSDWLETTTFSEYLTKEPTLGRIYLPTASYMEMGEWSLPTRAMKEYDDALAKAKASPDFAGLRAFIKGGFWRNFLAKYPESNHMHKRMMMVSRKVHDVLNAYGTKSNAETTRMLDHLYQSQCNDSYWHGVFGGLYLPHLRSAVYEQLIQAEFLADEVLKGRGTKDEGRGIKKKSDSATWLEIEKGDFDMDGSEEVMLNSELMNLFIDPAEGGRITEFDWKPRSFNLTNTLTRRREGYHDKISRASKEKDACGVKTIHDRIVVKEEGLECHLLYDWYKRGSLLDHFLESGVDLSSFMRSEYYEAGDFVLGSYDLKQKNQGGVASLALERHGNAAGLAILIRKEISLHQAASEFMVRYEIENLSAEELNTSFGIEFNVSLLAGNAHDRYYNIPGHVLEKRNLASTGETNNVNQVSLVDEWLKLKLTFAFSRSSSLWRAPVETVSQSEAGFERVYQSSMVMPIWRLSLPPGKSWEAEIRVKVE
- a CDS encoding 1-deoxy-D-xylulose-5-phosphate reductoisomerase codes for the protein MKKLSILGSTGSIGRSTLSVVEKFPERFTVVALAAGSNVELLEKQVRQFRPLIVSVVSERSAADLKKRCSDLSVRIFSGVEGMIQVAAADEAEMTVSAIVGTAGLVPTMAAIRAGKDIALANKEVLVTAGELVIAECRARGVRILPVDSEHSAIFQCLLAGAGADVRKLVLTASGGPFHAFVKKDLANVTPAQALKHPNWSMGRKITIDSATLMNKGLEVIEARWLFDIAPGKIKVLVHPQSIVHSMVEYHDGAVVAQLGMPDMKGPIAYALSYPERLSDVSPALDLAQVGTLTFGEPDLDRFPCLAYAYDALHAGGSMPAVLSAANEVAVKYFLEEKIGYADIARVIRTTMDAHTPSNIKTVEDALKADLWARQEAEKIIGSWGKAK
- a CDS encoding ABC transporter permease is translated as MNFYPILWKEMTLIRKKPWRFLASSLVMPILYLVTFGWGLGRGMNLGGGAYLEFVLPGILALSAMNNSFSPVSASLNISKLYTKTLEEVLVSPVSPWDIVLGRSLTGLARGLFSALMLLLVGLVSGVHLHLSISFFVVLSLTAFCFGAAGVAAAMVTRTHEDMANFNSFFILPMSFLAGTFFSPDKLPEPFYTAILIYPLTHASLLLRALASGNDASPGSMLVLAAYTAIFFFLAGSLVKRTG
- a CDS encoding isoprenyl transferase, giving the protein MKSKDQTLEQLRAQLDMNSLPNHVAVIMDGNGRWAQRNGLPRVAGHKKGVDTVRRVTEQCRQYGIRVLTLYAFSDENWGRPKEEVGFLMDLLGTFLKAEISTMKENGIRFRTIGRIERLPASAQTWIERAVSETAGNTGMVLNLALSYGGRGEILEAIKRMRSVNDTAADVTEETFSSFLDTAGLPDPDLIIRTSGEKRISNFLLWQAAYAELYFTETLWPDFKEQDLLAALLDYQGRQRRFGLTQDQLVQK
- a CDS encoding VCBS repeat-containing protein, which produces MRNVILPCLLVLLLVTGAVAEEKTIGVKEYTSVDQLAAAISSYFPKVQGEVKTVAGDQLTITLGTRDGLQQGVVLTIWRDGREILHPVTNIVIGRLEEEVGSLEVTVPGETTSTGVIKKKLKEPSAGDTVRITPKKMGIGIIPLRAEHPEIIQGLAGRLKETGRFSVLDSEKGAAFLSDKKQRDASLIKEMGRTFNLDMVLTIEIIPSDGKYLVTAGIFYADDARQLDTIVAMLNLRTKRDALGEVEPFFAPPRVETREIADLPFDAQLFAAADLEGTGSLQYIFSDNAKLHIFKQGPSGWREDWVENITYVSSEMQHFNLDVADINGNGKPEIFVTGMLNGTVISSVIEFKDGVYQRIADVPGFLRVVAPSGKKSILIGQGYDPVSFFAGQPKQYVWLDGKYVPTSEFPLPNGVDLYGFAYADAGETSPLLVALSDEDQLLVFSKGTVIWKSEETYPAVKPIVIKPVTGIDAMLSPSSAEIDKTRKVKIRGRVFTVDLNGDGKDEILLPKNTGATFLSGHKKAELIDLGWTGARLEQRWSIKDIPGVVLDYQIIQQQGPGAQILALVMTPGGLFAADRVRVMSYATK
- a CDS encoding ATP-binding cassette domain-containing protein, with protein sequence MIETNNLTKYFGTLGAVRSISFSVNKGEVFGLLGPNGAGKTTTMRMLTTLLSPTSGTASVAGYDVQADPLQVKRSIGVVPQMLNLDIDLTCAENLEFHGRLHKMEPADRDARSEELLRFVGLWEKKETPVEHLSGGMRRRLLIARGLMHRPGVIFMDEPTVGLDPQARRLIWGLIESLKRSNITIMLTTHYIEEADALCDRVAIMRAGKIIALDKPAVLKDRVGRFAVECIGRHDAPRQFFKNREEAIDASRAMCTDIMIRDVTLEDVFIDLTGERIEG
- the rseP gene encoding RIP metalloprotease RseP, whose product is MTFVYFLVVIGILVFVHELGHFIMAKQAGVRVEKFSLGMGPKLFGFKKGDTEYVLSALPLGGYVKMAGENPDEEPTGAPDEFQSKTVWQRAKIAATGPLTNIVLAFIIMPFVYMVGTYSEGPAKVGYVETGSPAARAGFIAGDVIEEINGRSISDWTKALTLIAVNPDTDVPVIIERQGEKKTLTLRPEMATELKIGTSGLIPDIPAEIGKLKPGFPAEQAGIMVNDKIIAVDGKIIYHWNQFSTLVRDSKGNKLTLSLERNGKRMEKIVAPKEDGGRMVIGVEPVMRLVFKKHGFFESLRLGFDKTIESVDLTFITLKKLITFNLSIKTLGGPVMIAQMSGQAADAGLSAFLSLLAMISISLGVLNLLPIPVLDGGLLLFLAIEAVRKKPLSRKVMEVSQSIGAGLLITLIAVVSYNDVVRMFFSK